Proteins encoded together in one Catellatospora citrea window:
- a CDS encoding outer membrane protein assembly factor BamB family protein: MRWRTLPRGARLAVIGAVSVALLGAAGLVAWRVLGPAEVVTPARKPYPQPVIPAPGPIGVLVSAPLVLDDRIRVFATKRQVWADAPPNFKYERSALWSLRRWPAQLVGVVAVGGDRPVVASSWSDGELVGTDARTGTIAWQVSAETLGDAYTGRRTGASTVYQPPGLFTTDSAVIVAGPGNVTAYDPATGARRWQVAAPGAAGCRGVDLTSAQQYLVHDTCAGTLRRFDTATGTALPDLDGGVSTVEPVSCAVGHSRCQGVRLTRPAGAEGRLLTGTAAEPSPPLAAPGAVLAGGIAATAPDPAAVTRLDGRDPHTGELRWTWQPPAADTTPPPRLLAASGDRVLLLAPDHTLVSISAASGKELSRTSLQLYYEPDAAYDIAQVHTSGRYLVLVRTVPGAPDTAPDDDYYLSPRPVLLAAS; the protein is encoded by the coding sequence ATGAGGTGGCGGACCCTGCCCCGCGGAGCTCGGCTCGCGGTGATCGGCGCAGTCTCGGTGGCGCTGCTGGGGGCCGCCGGACTGGTGGCCTGGCGCGTGCTCGGCCCGGCCGAGGTCGTGACGCCGGCACGCAAGCCCTACCCCCAGCCGGTCATCCCCGCACCGGGTCCGATCGGCGTGCTGGTCTCCGCCCCACTCGTGCTCGACGACCGGATCCGGGTGTTCGCCACCAAGCGGCAGGTCTGGGCCGACGCGCCACCGAACTTCAAGTACGAGCGCAGCGCGCTGTGGTCGCTGCGGCGCTGGCCCGCGCAGCTGGTGGGCGTGGTCGCGGTCGGCGGGGACCGCCCCGTCGTGGCGAGTTCCTGGTCGGACGGCGAACTCGTCGGCACGGACGCCCGCACCGGCACGATCGCCTGGCAGGTGAGTGCCGAGACCCTCGGCGACGCCTACACCGGCCGGCGCACCGGAGCCTCGACCGTCTACCAGCCGCCGGGCCTGTTCACCACCGACAGTGCCGTCATCGTCGCCGGCCCCGGCAACGTCACGGCATACGACCCGGCCACCGGGGCCAGGCGCTGGCAGGTGGCCGCGCCCGGGGCTGCGGGCTGCCGCGGCGTCGACCTCACCTCGGCTCAGCAGTACCTGGTGCACGACACCTGCGCCGGCACCCTGCGGCGCTTCGACACCGCCACCGGCACCGCACTGCCCGACCTGGACGGGGGCGTGAGCACGGTCGAGCCGGTGTCCTGCGCCGTCGGCCACTCGCGCTGCCAGGGCGTACGCCTCACCCGACCGGCCGGCGCCGAGGGCCGCCTGCTCACCGGTACCGCCGCCGAACCGTCCCCGCCGCTGGCGGCGCCGGGTGCGGTCCTCGCGGGCGGGATCGCCGCCACCGCACCGGATCCGGCCGCGGTGACCCGCCTGGACGGCCGCGACCCGCACACCGGTGAGCTGCGCTGGACCTGGCAGCCGCCGGCCGCGGACACCACACCGCCGCCGCGCCTGCTGGCCGCCTCCGGCGACCGGGTGCTCCTGCTCGCCCCGGACCACACGCTGGTCTCGATCAGCGCCGCCTCAGGCAAAGAGCTGTCCCGCACATCACTGCAGCTCTACTACGAACCCGACGCCGCATACGACATCGCCCAGGTGCACACCTCAGGCCGCTACCTGGTCCTCGTCCGCACCGTCCCCGGCGCGCCCGACACCGCCCCCGACGACGACTACTACCTCAGCCCCCGCCCCGTCCTCCTCGCCGCCTCCTGA